From Zingiber officinale cultivar Zhangliang chromosome 5B, Zo_v1.1, whole genome shotgun sequence, the proteins below share one genomic window:
- the LOC121984443 gene encoding uncharacterized protein LOC121984443 codes for MKPSSSAVDGFFSHLTNGLDELDQSLASDDFMSLQFLQHTATLLRSLHSQLTGVVQKLHLPVGGKWLDEYMDESSRLWDLCHVIKLGVSGVESYCSAGSDVVSSIDRWRRAGPNPHLARQVMRSVAICRREAMGLEEENRLLVETRIPPASLRFDDRVPMESRYNGFNGFRRVLYALRNASSLLLMILLWGSVSCSPELAVMKNSTFFSSEFAASMVRLQQRMVEKMEGLAGRPGILMYEFHQVQAAADELLEELERAGCELEFAGGAFKEKAESLKGWLAMLRCGTENLVGQMDDFFDEIVEGRKKLLDICSH; via the exons GCTGGACCAGTCGCTGGCGTCGGACGACTTCATGTCTCTTCAGTTCCTGCAGCACACCGCCACGCTCCTCCGATCGCTCCACTCGCAGCTCACCGGCGTGGTCCAGAAGCTCCACCTCCCCGTCGGCGGAAAGTGGCTCGATGAGTACATGGACGAAAGCTCCCGACTTTGGGACCTTTGCCACGTCATCAAGCTCGGCGTCTCCGGCGTGGAGAGCTACTGCTCCGCAGGCTCTGACGTCGTCTCCTCGATTGATCGATGGCGACGTGCCGGCCCCAATCCCCATCTCGCGCGCCAG GTGATGCGCTCGGTGGCAATATGCCGGCGAGAGGCGATGGGATTGGAGGAGGAGAACCGACTGCTTGTGGAGACGAGGATCCCGCCGGCATCGCTCAGGTTTGATGATCGCGTGCCGATGGAATCCAGGTACAACGGGTTCAATGGCTTCCGGCGAGTGCTCTACGCGCTGCGAAACGCCAGTTCACTGCTGCTAATGATCCTGCTATGGGGATCGGTCTCCTGCTCGCCGGAGTTGGCCGTCATGAAGAACTCGACGTTCTTCAGCTCAGAGTTTGCCGCCTCGATGGTCAGGCTGCAGCAGCGGATGGTGGAGAAGATGGAAGGACTAGCCGGTCGGCCAGGGATCTTGATGTACGAGTTCCATCAGGTGCAGGCGGCGGCCGACGAGCTACTAGAGGAGTTGGAGAGAGCAGGGTGCGAGCTGGAGTTCGCTGGAGGAGCTTTCAAGGAGAAGGCGGAGAGCCTGAAGGGCTGGCTCGCGATGCTGCGATGTGGAACTGAAAATCTCGTAGGTCAAATGGATGATTTCTTTGACGAGATAGTGGAAGGAAGGAAGAAACTGTTAGACATCTGTAGTCACTGA
- the LOC121984444 gene encoding RING-H2 finger protein ATL56-like, with product MALIDHRRSLLAAEIYVDEAARPVTDAASAAEAAKPGGGARVLSFFLQTFVMAVALVLFFIFAGVAAVFLLHLCVVGRAFRSRRRSVGPAATDRVPGDARPGLSDAQMKDLPWFEYVVRSACSQCPPPECAVCMEGVRMGERCRALPPCGHVFHVSCVDRWLVRSPSCPICRACVGAVAAEPPVGRPLGLV from the coding sequence ATGGCCCTGATCGATCACCGCCGCTCTCTCCTTGCCGCAGAAATTTACGTTGATGAGGCTGCCCGACCGGTAACCGATGCCGCCTCGGCAGCTGAGGCGGCGAAGCCCGGGGGCGGGGCCCGGgtgctctccttcttcctccagaCCTTCGTCATGGCCGTCGCCCTCGTGCTCTTCTTTATTTTCGCCGGAGTAGCTGCCGTCTTCCTTCTCCACCTCTGCGTCGTCGGCCGCGCCTTCCGCAGTCGCCGTCGCAGCGTTGGACCTGCGGCGACCGACCGAGTACCCGGGGATGCGCGACCCGGCCTCTCGGATGCACAGATGAAGGATCTTCCCTGGTTCGAGTACGTCGTCCGGTCCGCGTGCTCGCAGTGCCCACCGCCTGAGTGCGCAGTGTGTATGGAAGGGGTCAGGATGGGGGAGAGGTGCCGAGCGCTCCCACCTTGCGGCCACGTCTTCCATGTCTCCTGCGTCGACCGATGGCTGGTGAGGTCACCGAGTTGCCCGATCTGTCGTGCTTGCGTTGGTGCTGTGGCCGCGGAACCCCCAGTTGGTCGGCCGCTGGGGTTGGTTTGA